One genomic region from Leifsonia poae encodes:
- a CDS encoding dienelactone hydrolase family protein, with amino-acid sequence MTIDSPSPSLSPAHEALLAQVPIRDHTVIEAETLSYEHEGLALEGYLARDVQADDRKPAVLLLHDWLGVGDTVRMRAQMLARLGYVALAADLYGADVRPTRETAPAEANKYYNDLPLLRARVAAGFTSLLQHPAVDPARLAVVGYCFGGTAALEFARTGAPARGVVSFHGGLITHDPSDAAAIAASLLVLTGADDPVVPDEDVVAFENELRAAPHVDWQVTSYSGAAHAFTIPGTDRYRPVADARSWRALVCFLDELFS; translated from the coding sequence GTGACAATCGATTCCCCCTCGCCGTCCCTGTCGCCCGCGCACGAGGCGCTGCTCGCTCAGGTGCCCATCCGCGACCACACGGTCATCGAGGCCGAGACGCTCAGCTACGAGCACGAGGGGCTCGCGCTGGAAGGGTACCTCGCACGGGATGTGCAGGCCGACGATCGCAAACCGGCCGTCCTCCTGCTGCACGACTGGCTCGGCGTCGGCGACACCGTGCGGATGCGCGCCCAGATGCTCGCCCGCCTCGGCTACGTGGCGCTCGCGGCCGACCTGTACGGGGCGGATGTGCGGCCCACCCGCGAGACCGCCCCGGCCGAAGCCAACAAGTACTACAACGACCTCCCGCTGCTGCGCGCGCGGGTCGCGGCAGGGTTCACCTCGCTGCTGCAGCATCCCGCCGTCGACCCGGCCCGCCTCGCCGTCGTGGGCTACTGCTTCGGCGGAACCGCAGCGCTGGAGTTCGCCCGCACCGGTGCGCCGGCCCGCGGCGTGGTCTCGTTCCACGGCGGCCTCATCACCCACGACCCGAGCGACGCCGCGGCGATCGCCGCCTCCCTGCTCGTGCTCACCGGCGCCGACGACCCGGTCGTGCCCGACGAAGACGTCGTCGCCTTCGAGAACGAGCTGCGGGCCGCCCCCCACGTCGATTGGCAGGTCACCAGCTACTCGGGCGCGGCGCACGCCTTCACCATCCCCGGAACCGACCGCTACCGCCCGGTGGCCGACGCCCGCAGCTGGCGCGCCCTCGTCTGCTTCCTCGACGAACTCTTCAGCTGA
- a CDS encoding helix-turn-helix domain-containing protein, with protein sequence MTMIENPAWTLLDRLKYARLLAGMEQAEIAARLGVARTTVSAWETGRTEPSATNFVRWAHVTGQPLEWLAEGINDKTPAEAGVVSSVSTRVRPEGFEPPTF encoded by the coding sequence ATGACGATGATCGAGAACCCGGCATGGACCCTGCTGGATCGCCTCAAGTATGCGCGACTCCTCGCAGGCATGGAGCAAGCAGAGATCGCGGCGAGGCTCGGTGTAGCACGCACCACCGTCAGCGCTTGGGAGACTGGCAGAACGGAGCCGAGCGCGACGAACTTCGTGCGATGGGCGCACGTGACTGGTCAGCCGCTTGAATGGCTGGCCGAAGGCATTAACGACAAAACCCCCGCCGAAGCGGGGGTCGTGTCATCTGTCTCAACCAGAGTGCGCCCGGAGGGATTCGAACCCCCAACCTTCTGA
- a CDS encoding GNAT family N-acetyltransferase, translated as MVTEFGNETDANRYTMRVDGELVGVLDYRILGEAISLTRAFTVPAQRGRGLAARLVEFAVDDIGATTSLKIVPMCWYVAQWFDAHPERSGLLQRQAG; from the coding sequence ATGGTCACGGAGTTCGGCAACGAGACGGATGCGAATCGGTACACCATGCGAGTGGATGGCGAACTCGTGGGGGTGCTCGACTACCGCATCCTGGGCGAGGCGATCTCGCTGACGCGGGCGTTCACGGTTCCAGCCCAGCGCGGACGCGGTCTGGCGGCCCGGCTCGTCGAGTTCGCGGTGGACGACATCGGGGCCACGACATCCCTGAAGATCGTGCCGATGTGCTGGTATGTGGCGCAGTGGTTCGACGCGCATCCGGAACGGTCCGGCCTGCTGCAACGCCAGGCGGGCTGA
- a CDS encoding helix-turn-helix domain-containing protein: protein MTTNATSIEPRLIRRRMRFESNFTQLPNSWLRDSALSFRARGLLALLMSHEDGWNITLKGLADETTEGIDAVRTATNELESLGYLKRTRLQGRGGKFEGDTWEICDPHDLGGATLFTALDKPTRSRTALDKPTRTALDKPTPIRTPSRTSKESSRGNHIAHPNDAGTECHGEMITERHCIFGHIVIPSAEQVTA, encoded by the coding sequence ATGACAACAAACGCGACATCGATAGAGCCCCGGCTCATTCGTCGCCGCATGCGCTTCGAGAGCAACTTCACGCAGTTGCCGAACTCGTGGCTTCGAGACTCTGCCCTGTCGTTCCGTGCACGCGGACTGCTTGCACTACTCATGAGTCACGAGGACGGCTGGAACATCACCCTCAAGGGATTGGCCGATGAGACCACCGAGGGCATCGATGCAGTGCGAACAGCTACCAATGAGCTAGAGAGCTTGGGCTACCTCAAGCGCACACGGTTGCAGGGGCGTGGCGGCAAGTTCGAGGGTGACACGTGGGAAATCTGCGACCCTCACGATCTTGGCGGGGCAACGCTCTTCACCGCATTGGATAAGCCAACGCGGTCGCGCACCGCGTTGGATAAGCCAACGCGCACCGCATTGGATAAACCAACGCCTATAAGAACACCATCTAGAACATCTAAAGAGAGTTCTAGAGGTAACCACATAGCGCACCCGAATGACGCCGGCACCGAGTGCCACGGTGAGATGATCACCGAACGCCACTGCATCTTCGGTCACATCGTGATCCCGAGCGCTGAGCAGGTGACCGCATGA